A region of Streptomyces deccanensis DNA encodes the following proteins:
- a CDS encoding sugar ABC transporter ATP-binding protein codes for MSDPDELLRIEGIRKTFPGVVALDGVDFELRRGEVHVLLGENGAGKSTLIKMLSGAYTPDAGRILAGGEEVRIHGAQDSERLGIATIYQEFNLVPDLTVAENIFLGRQPRRFGLIDRKRMEAEAGELLERVGVRVSPRARVRELGIARLQMVEIAKALSLDARVLIMDEPTAVLTTEEVEKLFAIVRRLREDGVGIVFITHHLEEIAALGDRVTVIRDGKSVGQVPATTPQDELVRLMVGRSIEQQYPREQGDAGAGEALLVVEGLTRDGVFHDVSFEVRAGEVVGIAGLVGAGRTEVVRAVFGADPYDEGAVRVGGAAVRKDDVGAAMAAGMGLVPEDRKGQGLVLDASVEENLGLVTLRGATRGGFVDLKGQRADAARVAERLGVRMAGLHQHVRTLSGGNQQKVVIGKWLLADTKVLILDEPTRGIDVGAKVEIYELINELTAAGAAVLMISSDLPEVLGMSDRVLVMAQGRIAGELAAAEATQDAVMALAVSHPTTPATGTEASDGR; via the coding sequence GTGAGCGACCCTGACGAGTTGCTGCGCATCGAAGGCATACGCAAGACCTTCCCCGGTGTGGTCGCGCTGGACGGCGTCGACTTCGAGCTGCGCCGGGGCGAGGTGCACGTCCTGCTCGGTGAGAACGGGGCCGGCAAGAGCACGCTGATCAAGATGCTCTCCGGCGCCTACACGCCCGACGCGGGGCGGATCCTGGCCGGTGGCGAGGAGGTGCGTATCCATGGTGCGCAGGACTCCGAGCGGCTCGGGATCGCCACCATCTACCAGGAGTTCAATCTCGTGCCCGACCTCACGGTCGCCGAGAACATCTTCCTCGGGCGGCAGCCGCGTCGTTTCGGGCTGATCGACCGCAAGCGGATGGAGGCCGAGGCCGGCGAGTTGCTGGAGCGGGTGGGCGTGCGGGTGTCTCCCCGCGCGCGCGTGCGTGAACTCGGTATCGCGCGGCTCCAGATGGTCGAGATCGCCAAGGCGCTGAGTCTGGACGCCCGCGTGCTGATCATGGACGAGCCGACGGCCGTGCTGACGACCGAGGAGGTCGAGAAGCTCTTCGCGATCGTGCGGCGGCTGCGCGAGGACGGCGTCGGGATCGTCTTCATCACCCATCACCTGGAGGAGATCGCCGCCCTGGGGGACCGCGTGACGGTCATCCGGGACGGCAAGAGCGTCGGGCAGGTGCCCGCCACCACCCCGCAGGACGAGCTCGTACGCCTCATGGTGGGGCGGTCGATCGAGCAGCAGTACCCGAGGGAGCAGGGGGACGCGGGCGCCGGGGAGGCGTTGCTCGTCGTCGAGGGGCTCACCCGGGACGGCGTCTTCCACGACGTGAGCTTCGAGGTGCGGGCCGGTGAGGTCGTCGGGATCGCGGGGCTCGTGGGGGCCGGGCGTACGGAGGTCGTGCGGGCCGTGTTCGGCGCCGACCCGTACGACGAGGGCGCCGTGCGGGTCGGCGGTGCCGCGGTGCGCAAGGACGACGTGGGTGCCGCCATGGCCGCCGGGATGGGGCTCGTGCCCGAGGACCGCAAGGGCCAGGGCCTGGTGCTGGACGCGTCCGTGGAGGAGAACCTCGGCCTGGTGACCCTGCGGGGCGCGACCAGGGGCGGCTTCGTCGACCTCAAGGGGCAGCGGGCGGACGCGGCCCGGGTCGCCGAGCGGCTCGGGGTGCGGATGGCCGGGCTGCACCAGCACGTGCGCACCCTCTCCGGCGGCAACCAGCAGAAGGTCGTCATCGGCAAGTGGCTGCTGGCGGACACCAAGGTGCTGATCCTCGACGAGCCGACGCGCGGGATCGACGTCGGCGCGAAGGTCGAGATCTACGAACTGATCAACGAACTGACCGCCGCCGGGGCCGCCGTCCTCATGATCTCCAGCGATCTGCCCGAGGTGCTCGGCATGAGCGACCGGGTGCTCGTCATGGCCCAGGGGCGGATCGCGGGCGAACTCGCCGCCGCCGAGGCCACCCAGGACGCGGTGATGGCGCTCGCCGTGTCCCACCCCACCACCCCTGCGACTGGAACGGAGGCCTCCGATGGCCGCTGA
- a CDS encoding LacI family DNA-binding transcriptional regulator, which yields MAGIKDVAAEAGVSVATVSRVLNDHPSVSAEARARVLAAVETLGYRPNAVARSLRTDQTHTLGLVISDVMNPYFTELARSVEEEARALGYSVIIGNADERPELQDHHVRNLLDRRIDGLLVSPTDGGSPLMLDAIRAGTPMVFVDRWIPGVDVPVVRADGRGAVRDLVAHLHGLGHRRLAIIAGPAATTTGRERVEAFREALAEHGLALPDAYIGQGDFQAESGRRVTEGFLDLPEPPEVVFAADNLMALGALDAVRARGLRVPEDVGLAAFDDIPWFVHTDPPITAVAQPTGELGRAAVRALVDRIEGRPPRSVTLPARLVVRLSCGEPTPPEPSPVTNRSTS from the coding sequence GTGGCGGGTATCAAGGACGTCGCGGCCGAGGCGGGGGTGTCCGTCGCCACGGTGTCGCGGGTGCTCAACGACCATCCGTCGGTCAGCGCGGAGGCGCGGGCGCGGGTGCTGGCCGCCGTCGAGACGCTGGGGTACCGGCCGAACGCCGTCGCGCGGTCACTGCGTACCGATCAGACCCACACCCTCGGGCTCGTCATCAGCGACGTGATGAATCCGTACTTCACCGAGCTGGCCCGGTCCGTCGAGGAAGAGGCGCGGGCGCTCGGGTACAGCGTGATCATCGGGAACGCGGACGAACGGCCCGAGCTGCAGGACCATCACGTACGGAATCTGCTGGACCGGCGGATCGACGGGCTGCTCGTGTCGCCGACCGACGGGGGTTCGCCCCTGATGCTGGACGCGATCCGGGCGGGCACTCCGATGGTGTTCGTGGACCGGTGGATCCCCGGCGTGGACGTGCCGGTGGTGCGTGCCGACGGGCGCGGCGCCGTACGGGATCTCGTCGCCCATCTCCACGGGCTCGGGCACCGGCGGCTCGCGATCATCGCCGGCCCGGCGGCGACCACGACCGGGCGGGAGCGTGTCGAGGCCTTCCGGGAGGCGCTCGCCGAGCACGGGTTGGCGCTGCCGGACGCCTACATAGGGCAGGGCGACTTCCAGGCCGAGAGCGGGCGGCGGGTCACCGAGGGGTTCCTCGACCTGCCCGAGCCGCCCGAGGTCGTGTTCGCGGCGGACAACCTGATGGCGCTCGGCGCGCTGGACGCCGTCCGCGCGCGCGGGCTGCGGGTGCCGGAGGACGTGGGGCTGGCCGCGTTCGACGACATCCCCTGGTTCGTGCACACCGATCCGCCGATCACGGCGGTCGCGCAGCCGACGGGCGAGCTGGGGCGGGCCGCCGTGCGGGCCCTGGTCGACCGTATCGAGGGGCGGCCGCCGCGGTCCGTCACCCTTCCCGCACGTCTCGTCGTACGCCTCTCGTGCGGCGAGCCCACTCCCCCCGAGCCGTCCCCCGTGACGAACAGGAGCACGTCGTGA